AATTTTGGCtacataatgattttttttgtgatacAAGTCACTAATCATGTCCTGTCAGATGTCTAGATGAGATAGACAAGCCAAGTTCCCACTCAAAGGGAGAAGGCTTTCAGTAATGAAATTTAAATGGTACATGCACCGTTTCTTTAAAATTGTAGTAACATACTTATTTATCTCAGTGCACTCATCAGTAAgctctgtgaaaagaaaattacagagCAGTTTAAATATTCACTGTTTGCATAGCAACTGGTTATTTTGAAAGACTcaaccaaagcaaaaaatactgCTGGAAAAAACTAACTTTGAAGGAAGAGTAGGCACGACCTGACCTTCTTACAATGTACTGCAGATTCCTTTCAGcagaaattttctttgcaagctgatgattttttttattatcatctTTATGAATAAGTCAATCACAAAAAGCTATAAAGGGAGGTGTAAGAAAAAACCTCTCGAGTTCAAGATACTATGTGCTGCGTTGCTTTTAAGGAGGAATGAAAAGGTGATATTGACAAGTAACAACAGCTGGAGGCTTACTCTCCCTGCGGTAACAGGGAAGAACTGACATGCGCTTGGTTCAGGTCATGGATTTGCAGAGGTGACAAGTGACAGGACAGACCCCTGCCCAACAGACAGCTCATGTGATGTAGAGCACATGCAGTCACGATGCCCATCACCTATCCCCTTCGGTGActgactggggtttttttcttccttcaccttAGGCTCCTCAACTTGAATACACTCAAAACCCATTGCTAATTAGTTTTACTAGAGATACTTGCTCAGAAAAGtagtagattttatttttaaatatgctcTAAACTGAGAGGGGGCACACTAAAGTGcagtttatttcacttttctttttaaaaaaagaataggaaaataCGGGATTGGAGCTGATTTTCCTAAGCACCTCTTTAAAGTGAATTTAACAAGATCCCAACCACCATACATTTGTTTTTGAGCCCTGATCTTTGAGGAACACCGCAAATGCTGTGCTTGCTGCACATTTTACATATGGGGGAGGATTtacaatataaaattaaatatggcttttttccccccacttccTTTCTGGTTTAGGAAAAGTAACCTGAATACCTCTTCAGGAAACATAACAAAGAGTATTAAATATTACAGAAAGTCATTCATTTCAATTTCACAGGCTGAAGTGTGACTTAGTCCAGTGTctatcaatttaaaaaagaatttcaagTATTAATTTCAAGATTCCAATAAGTATAGTCCAGAAAACAGACTCCTCATCCTGAGATTCATCTTCTGTAGACTGTGAGTATTTCTGGCTTGCCTCCACCTCCTCAGGGTTGTAAGAAGCCTCGCCAAACGGATACTGTACCACTGTTCGGTCGTAGTATACTTTCATTTCAAACTCACTCTCCAGGTGAGAGGGGTGACCGTAAATCCCAATTCCCACTGGGCGGCGGAAGTGTGCGGGTACGTGGACAATGTCTTGGCCGCAAGTTACAGACTGTAACTCGTATTCGTCAAAGCTGGGGTGAAGCGTCAGATCGGATACATACAAGTCTGCATCACCTTTTAAACTCCGCATCTGAAGTACGATCTTTCCCTCGTGGTTTAGTCTCAAATAGCTGTAGTTTCCTGCTCCAATCTGGCCTTGAACAACATGAAGAAGAATCCATTCTTCAGGTACATCCTCTTCCTCCAAGGTATTTACCACAAACAGTACTTGAGCTGCCACAAATATTATCAGGATTCTTCTCCAGCGTGCTGCCATGGTCTTAAGTTATATTCACACTCTTCCTGCGTACCGTGCACTACCCTGTGAATACAAAACACAATTCAGATTTTAGTATATTCCATTCTTGGAAGGGATcgaattttttttcttcatt
This Buteo buteo chromosome 12, bButBut1.hap1.1, whole genome shotgun sequence DNA region includes the following protein-coding sequences:
- the C12H6orf120 gene encoding UPF0669 protein C6orf120 homolog, with protein sequence MAARWRRILIIFVAAQVLFVVNTLEEEDVPEEWILLHVVQGQIGAGNYSYLRLNHEGKIVLQMRSLKGDADLYVSDLTLHPSFDEYELQSVTCGQDIVHVPAHFRRPVGIGIYGHPSHLESEFEMKVYYDRTVVQYPFGEASYNPEEVEASQKYSQSTEDESQDEESVFWTILIGILKLILEILF